A single window of Martelella sp. NC20 DNA harbors:
- the nrdF gene encoding class 1b ribonucleoside-diphosphate reductase subunit beta has product MNMQKKPVVTVPRAVNWNRIVDEKDLEVWNRLTGNFWLPEKVPLSNDIPSWSTLKESEQQLTIRVFTGLTLLDTIQNTVGAITLMPDAVTQHEEAVLTNIAFMEAVHARSYSSIFSTLCSMPEVDDAYRWSEENAFLQEKSKLILQEYRATDPLRKKVASVFLESFLFYSGFYLPMYWSSRAKLTNTADLIRLIIRDEAVHGYYIGYKFQQGLKKVSDAEREAIKDFTFGLLFELYEIEAKYTESLYDSVGLTEDVKAFLHYNANKALMNLGFEALFPPEACKVNPAILSALSPNADENHDFFSGSGSSYVIGKAIATEDDDWDF; this is encoded by the coding sequence ATGAACATGCAGAAGAAGCCCGTCGTCACCGTGCCGCGCGCCGTCAACTGGAACCGGATCGTCGACGAAAAGGACCTTGAGGTCTGGAACCGTCTCACCGGCAATTTCTGGCTGCCCGAGAAAGTGCCGCTGTCGAACGACATTCCGTCATGGTCGACGCTGAAGGAAAGCGAGCAGCAGCTCACCATCCGCGTCTTCACCGGCCTGACGCTGCTCGACACCATCCAGAACACGGTCGGCGCGATCACGCTGATGCCGGATGCCGTCACCCAGCACGAAGAGGCGGTGCTGACGAATATTGCCTTCATGGAAGCCGTTCACGCCCGCTCCTATTCCTCGATCTTCTCCACGCTGTGCTCGATGCCGGAAGTCGATGATGCCTATCGCTGGTCGGAGGAAAACGCCTTCCTTCAGGAGAAATCGAAGCTCATCCTGCAGGAATACCGCGCCACCGATCCGCTTCGAAAGAAGGTCGCGAGCGTCTTCCTTGAGAGCTTCCTGTTCTATTCGGGCTTCTATCTGCCGATGTACTGGTCGAGCCGCGCCAAGCTCACCAACACCGCCGACCTGATCCGCCTGATCATCCGCGACGAGGCCGTGCACGGCTATTACATTGGCTACAAGTTCCAGCAGGGCCTGAAGAAGGTTTCCGACGCCGAGCGCGAGGCGATCAAGGACTTTACCTTCGGCCTGCTGTTCGAGCTTTATGAAATCGAAGCCAAATACACCGAGTCGCTTTACGATTCGGTCGGGCTGACCGAGGACGTGAAGGCCTTCCTGCATTACAACGCCAACAAGGCCCTGATGAATCTCGGCTTCGAGGCGCTGTTCCCGCCGGAGGCCTGCAAGGTCAACCCGGCGATCCTGTCGGCGCTGTCGCCCAACGCCGACGAGAATCACGACTTCTTCTCCGGCTCCGGCTCCTCCTACGTCATCGGCAAGGCGATCGCCACCGAGGACGACGACTGGGATTTCTGA
- the nrdE gene encoding class 1b ribonucleoside-diphosphate reductase subunit alpha, translated as MATRAEEETVLDKAAAKTKAATVDYHALNAMLNLYDEKGHIQFEADRMAAKQYFLQHVNQNTVFFHNLREKLDYLVDEGYYEQDVLDQYAFNFVRDLWDRAFDKKFRFQTFLGAFKYYTAYTLKTFDGKRYLERYEDRVCMVALALAKGDEALATALVDEIIAGRFQPATPTFLNAGKKSRGELVSCFLLRIEDNMESIGRSINSALQLSKRGGGVALSLTNIREHGAPIKKIENQSSGVIPVMKLLEDSFSYANQLGARQGAGAVYLNAHHPDIMRFLDTKRENADEKIRIKTLSLGVVIPDITFELAKNNEDMYLFSPYDVERVYGKAMTEVSISEHYREMVDNPEIRKKKINARAFFQTLAELQFESGYPYILFEDTANRANPVAGRISMSNLCSEILQVSEASEFDEDLSYKHMGKDISCNLGSMNIAMAMDSDDFGRTVDTAIRALTAVSDMSHISSVPSVEKGNDESHAIGLGQMNLHGYLARERVYYGSEEGVDFTNMYFYAVTYHALKASNRIAVERGVSFADFENSKYASGEYFDKYTEKEWQPATERVRDLFEKAGITLPTQEDWLALKDAVMKGGLYNRNLQAVPPTGSISYINNATASIHPIVSKIEIRKEGKIGRVYYPAPFMNNDNLEYYQDAYEIGPDKIIDTYAAATQHVDQGLSLTLFFRDTATTRDVNRAQIYAWKKGIKTIYYIRLRQMALSGTEVEGCVSCSL; from the coding sequence ATGGCCACACGCGCCGAAGAAGAAACCGTGCTCGACAAGGCCGCCGCCAAGACCAAGGCGGCGACGGTCGACTACCATGCGCTCAACGCCATGCTCAACCTCTATGACGAGAAAGGGCACATCCAGTTCGAAGCGGACCGGATGGCGGCCAAGCAGTATTTCCTGCAGCATGTGAACCAGAACACCGTGTTCTTCCATAATCTGCGCGAAAAGCTCGATTACCTCGTCGACGAGGGCTATTACGAGCAGGACGTGCTCGACCAGTACGCCTTCAATTTCGTGCGCGACCTCTGGGACCGCGCCTTTGACAAGAAGTTCCGCTTCCAGACCTTCCTCGGCGCTTTCAAATATTACACCGCCTACACGCTGAAGACCTTCGACGGCAAACGCTATCTCGAGCGCTATGAGGACCGCGTCTGCATGGTGGCGCTGGCGCTGGCCAAGGGCGACGAGGCACTCGCCACCGCGCTGGTCGACGAGATCATCGCCGGTCGGTTCCAGCCCGCGACCCCGACCTTCCTGAACGCCGGCAAGAAGAGCCGCGGCGAATTGGTCTCCTGCTTCCTGCTGCGCATCGAAGACAACATGGAATCGATTGGCCGCTCGATCAATTCGGCGCTGCAACTTTCCAAGCGCGGCGGCGGCGTGGCGCTGTCGCTCACCAATATCCGCGAGCACGGCGCGCCGATCAAGAAGATCGAGAACCAGTCCTCCGGCGTCATCCCGGTGATGAAGCTGCTCGAGGACTCATTCTCCTACGCCAACCAGCTCGGCGCGCGCCAGGGCGCGGGCGCGGTCTATCTCAACGCCCACCACCCCGACATCATGCGCTTCCTCGACACCAAGCGCGAGAATGCCGACGAGAAGATCCGCATCAAGACGCTGTCGCTCGGCGTGGTGATCCCGGACATCACCTTCGAACTCGCCAAGAACAACGAGGACATGTACCTGTTCTCGCCCTATGACGTCGAGCGCGTCTACGGCAAGGCGATGACCGAGGTTTCGATCTCCGAACATTACCGCGAGATGGTCGACAATCCGGAAATCCGCAAGAAGAAGATCAATGCCCGCGCCTTCTTCCAGACGCTGGCCGAGCTGCAGTTCGAAAGCGGCTATCCCTATATCCTGTTCGAGGACACCGCCAACCGCGCCAACCCGGTCGCCGGACGGATCTCGATGAGCAATCTCTGCTCGGAAATCCTGCAGGTCTCGGAAGCCAGCGAATTCGACGAGGATTTGTCCTACAAGCACATGGGCAAGGACATTTCCTGCAATCTCGGTTCGATGAACATCGCCATGGCGATGGATTCCGACGATTTCGGCCGCACCGTCGATACCGCGATCCGGGCGCTGACGGCGGTTTCCGACATGAGCCACATCTCCTCGGTCCCCTCCGTCGAGAAGGGCAATGACGAAAGCCACGCCATCGGCCTCGGCCAGATGAACCTGCACGGCTATCTCGCCCGCGAGCGCGTCTATTACGGCTCGGAGGAAGGCGTCGATTTCACCAACATGTATTTCTACGCCGTGACCTATCACGCGCTGAAGGCCTCGAACCGGATCGCCGTCGAACGCGGCGTTTCCTTCGCGGACTTCGAGAATTCCAAATACGCAAGTGGCGAATATTTCGACAAATATACCGAGAAGGAATGGCAGCCTGCGACCGAGCGCGTGCGCGACCTGTTCGAAAAGGCCGGCATCACGCTGCCGACACAGGAAGACTGGCTTGCGCTGAAGGACGCGGTGATGAAGGGCGGTCTCTACAACCGCAACCTCCAGGCCGTGCCGCCGACGGGATCGATCTCCTACATCAACAACGCCACCGCCTCGATCCACCCGATCGTCTCCAAGATCGAGATCCGTAAGGAAGGCAAGATCGGCCGCGTCTATTATCCGGCGCCGTTCATGAACAACGACAATCTGGAATATTACCAGGACGCCTATGAGATCGGGCCGGACAAGATCATCGACACCTATGCGGCCGCGACCCAGCATGTCGATCAGGGCCTGTCGCTGACGCTGTTCTTCCGCGACACCGCCACCACCCGCGATGTCAACCGGGCGCAGATCTACGCCTGGAAGAAGGGCATCAAGACCATTTACTACATCCGTCTTCGGCAGATGGCGCTTTCGGGCACCGAGGTCGAAGGCTGCGTATCGTGCAGCCTGTGA
- the nrdI gene encoding class Ib ribonucleoside-diphosphate reductase assembly flavoprotein NrdI, with protein sequence MTGMLVYYSSATGNTHRFVSKTGLPARRLGPQGDTKKVAEPYVLVVPTYAGGDGSGAVPKPVIQFLNDPENRALIRGVIASGNTNFGNTYGIAGDIISAKCKVPYLYRFELLGTQEDVSNVRQGLEEFWKRQN encoded by the coding sequence ATGACGGGGATGCTCGTCTATTATTCCAGCGCTACGGGCAATACCCACCGTTTCGTGTCGAAGACCGGCCTTCCGGCCAGGCGTCTCGGCCCCCAGGGCGATACGAAAAAGGTGGCGGAACCCTATGTGCTGGTGGTCCCGACCTATGCCGGCGGCGACGGCAGCGGGGCGGTGCCGAAACCGGTCATCCAGTTCCTCAACGATCCGGAAAACAGGGCGCTGATTCGCGGTGTCATCGCCTCCGGAAACACCAATTTCGGAAATACATACGGCATTGCCGGCGATATCATCTCGGCCAAATGCAAGGTACCATACCTCTATCGTTTCGAACTTCTCGGCACGCAGGAGGATGTCAGCAACGTCAGACAGGGACTGGAAGAGTTTTGGAAACGGCAGAATTGA
- the nrdH gene encoding glutaredoxin-like protein NrdH, translating to MKITVYSKPACVQCNATTRALERKGLDYEIVDVSVDNDAYDQVVGMGYRQVPVVVAGEQHWSGFRPDMIGALA from the coding sequence ATGAAGATCACTGTCTATTCCAAACCGGCTTGCGTGCAGTGCAATGCGACGACCCGCGCGCTGGAGCGCAAGGGCCTCGATTATGAAATCGTCGATGTGTCGGTAGACAACGACGCCTATGATCAGGTCGTTGGCATGGGCTATCGTCAGGTGCCCGTCGTCGTCGCCGGTGAGCAGCACTGGTCGGGCTTCCGCCCGGACATGATCGGCGCGCTGGCCTGA
- a CDS encoding SURF1 family protein, with translation MAAIFRKKFLVLTAIAALLFAVFAALGIWQVYRLQWKLDLIAAVDARVAAPVAPAPGHGAAVTRENDAYRHVSVTGSYIEMAQTLIYYPTQLGAGYFVMTPLLRNDGSYVLINRGFVPEGKEGDPADYRPPAGEVTVEGLLRMPESKGWLFSRASDPVNGKWYRRDVASIMATRGLVPFAPYFIDAAASGPPGQLPIGGLTVVKFRNSHLSYALTWFAMALGTLALYVFVLRYERRPPSADEE, from the coding sequence ATGGCCGCCATTTTCCGCAAGAAGTTCCTGGTCCTCACCGCCATCGCCGCGCTGCTGTTCGCCGTGTTCGCGGCGCTCGGCATCTGGCAGGTCTACCGGCTGCAGTGGAAGCTTGATCTGATTGCCGCCGTCGACGCCCGCGTCGCGGCGCCCGTGGCGCCCGCGCCGGGCCACGGGGCGGCGGTGACGCGCGAAAACGACGCCTATCGCCATGTCAGCGTCACCGGCAGCTATATCGAGATGGCGCAGACGCTGATCTACTATCCGACCCAGCTTGGCGCCGGCTATTTCGTGATGACGCCGCTTCTGCGGAATGACGGCAGCTATGTGCTGATCAATCGCGGTTTCGTGCCGGAGGGCAAGGAGGGCGATCCCGCCGATTACCGCCCGCCTGCCGGTGAGGTCACCGTCGAGGGCCTGCTCAGAATGCCGGAAAGCAAGGGCTGGCTGTTTTCGCGCGCCAGCGACCCGGTCAACGGCAAATGGTATCGCCGCGATGTGGCCTCGATCATGGCGACCAGAGGCCTGGTGCCGTTCGCGCCCTATTTCATCGATGCGGCGGCCAGCGGCCCGCCGGGCCAGCTGCCCATCGGCGGCCTGACGGTCGTCAAGTTCCGCAATTCCCATCTGAGCTACGCGCTGACATGGTTTGCGATGGCGCTTGGTACGCTCGCGCTTTACGTCTTCGTGCTGCGTTATGAACGGCGTCCGCCTTCGGCCGACGAGGAATAG
- the cyoD gene encoding cytochrome o ubiquinol oxidase subunit IV, with amino-acid sequence MSSAEHTSHGHGSFKALMTGFVLAAVLTIIPFGLVMADAITSKAFLLTVVMICAAAQILVHLRYFLLLSPNQEHGWTMASSLLALILLLIVLAGSLWVMHNMNKYMMPLPESGFTYLDDGTIVCATPEIAQQLRDAGVTGNIIVQGQQ; translated from the coding sequence ATGAGCAGCGCTGAACACACTTCCCACGGCCATGGCAGCTTCAAGGCGCTGATGACCGGTTTCGTGCTGGCCGCGGTGCTGACCATCATTCCCTTCGGTCTGGTGATGGCCGATGCGATCACCAGCAAGGCCTTTCTGCTGACGGTGGTGATGATCTGCGCGGCGGCGCAGATTCTGGTGCATCTGCGCTATTTCCTGCTGCTCAGCCCCAATCAGGAGCATGGCTGGACCATGGCCTCGTCGCTGCTGGCGCTGATCCTGCTGCTGATCGTGCTGGCGGGCTCGCTGTGGGTGATGCACAACATGAACAAGTACATGATGCCGCTGCCGGAAAGCGGGTTCACCTATCTCGATGATGGCACGATCGTCTGCGCCACGCCCGAGATCGCCCAGCAATTGCGCGACGCCGGCGTCACCGGCAATATCATCGTGCAGGGCCAGCAGTAA
- the cyoC gene encoding cytochrome o ubiquinol oxidase subunit III, which produces MTIADQTAHHDDNAHHDSPTQLGFWIYLMSDCLIFGTLFATYAVLGRSYAGGPAPNDLFHLWFALVETAFLLFSSVTFGIGMLRMDKGDKAGLMKWLGVAGFFAICFLAMEIYEFHDLISEGATPDRSAFLSAYFTLVGTHGLHVTFGTIWLIVLMFQISKHGLNEAVRRRTSTLSMFWHFLDLIWIGVFSLVYLTGAIL; this is translated from the coding sequence ATGACGATCGCTGATCAGACGGCGCATCACGACGACAACGCCCATCACGATAGTCCGACCCAGCTTGGCTTCTGGATCTACCTGATGAGCGACTGCCTGATCTTCGGCACGCTGTTTGCGACCTATGCCGTGCTCGGCCGTTCCTATGCAGGCGGGCCGGCGCCGAACGACCTGTTCCACCTCTGGTTCGCGCTGGTCGAAACCGCTTTCCTGCTGTTTTCGTCGGTCACCTTCGGCATCGGCATGCTGCGCATGGACAAGGGCGACAAGGCCGGGCTGATGAAATGGCTTGGCGTCGCCGGGTTTTTCGCCATCTGCTTTCTGGCGATGGAAATCTATGAATTCCACGACCTGATCTCCGAGGGCGCGACGCCGGATCGTTCGGCCTTCCTGTCGGCCTATTTCACGCTTGTCGGCACCCACGGCCTGCACGTGACCTTCGGCACGATCTGGCTGATCGTGCTGATGTTCCAGATCTCGAAACACGGGCTGAACGAGGCGGTGCGCCGTCGGACCTCCACGCTTTCGATGTTCTGGCATTTCCTCGACCTGATCTGGATCGGCGTGTTCTCGCTGGTCTACCTTACCGGAGCGATCCTATGA
- the cyoB gene encoding cytochrome o ubiquinol oxidase subunit I, protein MRSEFWNFIFGKLTWADIPYDVMILDVTFAAVVIAGLTVLGLITYHRKWAYLWSEWFTSVDHKKIGVMYIVLALVMLFRGFTDAFMMRTQQAIAAGGAQGYLPPHHFDQIFTAHGTVMIFFFAMAFLVGVMNIAMPLQIGARDVAFPWLNNFSFWMTVSGAILLNVSLFIGLLGRTGWLAMPPLSGIAYSPDVGVDYYIWSLQIAGIGTTLSGVNMIATILKMRAPGMTMMRMPVFAWTTLAANVLIVAAFPVLTATLAMLALDRYLGMHFFTNDMGGNPMLYVNLIWIWGHPEVYILILPCFGIFSEVVATFSGKPLFGYRTMVYATACIVVLSFIVWLHHFFTMGSGASVNTFFGIATMIISIPTGAKIFNWLFTMYRGRIRFETPMYWTVGFLITFTIGGMTGVMLAVPPADFQLHNTLFLIAHFHNVIIGGVVFGLMAGYQYWWPKVFGFKLDDKWGRRSFWFWCIGFYVAFMPLYVLGLMGVTRRLQSYTDVGWQIYFIIACIGMLLIGCGIASTVIQLVVTIKNRDKLKCGPDPWNGRTLEWATTSPVAPYNFPTDFVVTGRDAWWRMKKEGFEWPTDYKPIHMPKNTWAGIVPAGLCLALGFGLVWHMWWLVVLCFVGAIGSIIFHTFNFDRDYYVPAEQVARDQEKAKEALA, encoded by the coding sequence ATGAGATCTGAATTCTGGAACTTCATTTTCGGCAAGCTCACCTGGGCCGACATTCCCTACGATGTCATGATCCTGGATGTGACCTTCGCCGCCGTCGTCATCGCGGGCCTGACCGTCCTCGGCCTCATCACCTACCACCGCAAATGGGCGTATCTCTGGAGCGAGTGGTTCACCTCGGTTGACCACAAGAAGATCGGCGTGATGTATATCGTGCTGGCGCTGGTGATGCTGTTCCGCGGCTTCACCGACGCCTTCATGATGCGCACCCAGCAGGCGATCGCCGCCGGCGGCGCGCAGGGCTATCTGCCGCCGCATCACTTCGACCAGATCTTCACCGCCCACGGCACGGTGATGATCTTCTTCTTCGCCATGGCCTTCCTGGTCGGCGTGATGAACATCGCGATGCCGCTGCAGATCGGCGCGCGCGACGTCGCCTTTCCGTGGCTGAACAATTTCTCGTTCTGGATGACGGTTTCGGGCGCCATCCTGCTCAACGTGTCGCTGTTCATCGGTCTTCTCGGCCGCACCGGCTGGCTTGCCATGCCGCCGCTTTCGGGGATCGCATACTCGCCCGATGTCGGGGTCGACTATTACATATGGTCGCTGCAGATCGCGGGGATAGGAACGACGCTGTCGGGCGTCAACATGATCGCCACGATCCTGAAGATGCGCGCGCCGGGCATGACCATGATGCGCATGCCGGTATTCGCCTGGACCACGCTTGCCGCCAACGTCCTGATCGTCGCCGCCTTCCCGGTGCTGACGGCCACGCTCGCCATGCTGGCGCTCGATCGCTATCTCGGCATGCACTTCTTCACCAACGACATGGGCGGCAACCCCATGCTGTATGTGAACCTGATCTGGATCTGGGGCCACCCGGAAGTCTATATCCTGATCCTGCCCTGTTTCGGCATCTTCTCCGAAGTGGTCGCCACCTTCTCGGGCAAGCCGCTGTTCGGCTACCGCACCATGGTCTATGCGACCGCCTGTATCGTGGTGCTGTCGTTCATCGTCTGGCTGCACCACTTCTTCACCATGGGCTCCGGGGCCAGCGTGAACACCTTCTTCGGCATCGCCACGATGATCATCTCGATCCCGACGGGCGCCAAGATCTTCAACTGGCTGTTCACCATGTATCGCGGCCGCATCCGGTTCGAGACGCCGATGTACTGGACGGTGGGCTTCCTGATCACCTTCACCATCGGCGGCATGACCGGCGTCATGCTCGCCGTTCCGCCGGCCGACTTCCAGCTCCACAATACGCTGTTCCTGATTGCCCACTTCCACAACGTCATCATCGGCGGCGTGGTGTTCGGGTTGATGGCGGGCTACCAGTACTGGTGGCCGAAAGTGTTCGGCTTCAAGCTCGACGACAAATGGGGCCGCCGCTCGTTCTGGTTCTGGTGCATCGGTTTCTACGTCGCCTTCATGCCGCTTTACGTGCTCGGACTGATGGGCGTCACCCGCCGCCTGCAAAGCTACACCGATGTCGGATGGCAGATCTATTTCATCATCGCCTGCATCGGCATGCTGCTGATCGGCTGCGGCATTGCCAGTACCGTGATCCAGCTCGTCGTCACCATCAAGAACCGCGACAAGCTGAAATGCGGTCCCGACCCGTGGAATGGCCGGACGCTGGAATGGGCGACCACGTCTCCGGTAGCGCCCTACAACTTCCCGACCGATTTCGTTGTTACCGGCCGTGATGCCTGGTGGCGGATGAAGAAGGAAGGCTTCGAGTGGCCGACCGACTACAAGCCGATCCACATGCCCAAGAACACCTGGGCCGGGATCGTGCCCGCCGGGCTTTGCCTGGCGCTCGGTTTCGGGCTGGTGTGGCATATGTGGTGGCTGGTGGTGCTCTGCTTTGTCGGCGCAATCGGCTCGATTATCTTCCACACCTTCAATTTCGACCGCGATTACTACGTTCCGGCCGAGCAGGTCGCCCGCGACCAGGAAAAGGCCAAGGAGGCACTGGCATGA
- the cyoA gene encoding ubiquinol oxidase subunit II: MKTIVNLSKLIKPALLLPLVLALSGCQLILLDPAGWVANEERDLLIASTVLMMVIIVPVLILAVYIPWRYRDSRKATDDYDPEFEHSNLFEAFIWGVPVMIVIALGALTWVYTHRLDPYKPLDHIAGEPLEIEAVSLDWKWLFIYPEENIAVVNQLVLPTGRAVNLRLTSSSVMNTFSVPALAGMIYTMAGMETKLHLVADDAGKYYGRSANYSGPGYAHMDFETFAVSESEFDNWVNTVKTSGSELSVDAYQTLQKPTVADSVSYYNGVADNLFDKIVGLCVEPGKVCIGDMMMQDMMGGGGKKGIETKDSYVYDEFAPGQGFDQHAFEETLHANPDEPTHGPVNVKNPDQTVTNMAGGDNAPNASESVRQ; this comes from the coding sequence ATGAAAACGATTGTGAACCTTTCCAAGCTCATAAAACCGGCATTGCTGCTGCCGCTTGTGCTCGCTCTTTCGGGCTGTCAGCTGATCCTTCTCGACCCCGCCGGATGGGTCGCCAATGAGGAACGCGACCTTCTGATCGCCTCCACCGTGCTGATGATGGTCATCATCGTTCCGGTGCTGATCCTGGCGGTCTACATTCCCTGGCGCTACCGCGATTCGCGCAAGGCCACGGATGATTACGATCCCGAATTCGAGCATTCCAACCTGTTCGAGGCCTTCATCTGGGGCGTTCCGGTGATGATCGTGATCGCGCTCGGGGCGCTGACCTGGGTCTATACCCACCGGCTCGACCCCTACAAGCCGCTCGATCACATCGCCGGCGAACCGCTTGAAATCGAGGCGGTGTCGCTCGACTGGAAATGGCTGTTCATCTATCCGGAAGAAAACATCGCCGTCGTCAACCAGCTCGTGCTGCCGACCGGCAGGGCGGTCAACCTCCGGCTGACCTCGTCATCGGTGATGAACACATTCTCGGTCCCCGCGCTCGCCGGCATGATCTACACCATGGCCGGCATGGAGACGAAGCTTCATCTGGTGGCGGATGACGCCGGCAAATATTACGGCCGTTCGGCCAATTATTCCGGTCCCGGCTATGCCCATATGGATTTCGAGACCTTCGCCGTCTCCGAAAGCGAGTTCGACAACTGGGTCAATACGGTCAAGACCTCCGGTTCCGAGCTCTCGGTCGATGCCTACCAGACGCTGCAGAAGCCGACGGTTGCCGACAGCGTGTCCTATTACAACGGCGTCGCCGACAACCTGTTCGACAAGATCGTCGGCCTGTGCGTCGAGCCGGGCAAGGTCTGCATCGGCGACATGATGATGCAGGACATGATGGGCGGCGGCGGCAAGAAGGGGATCGAAACCAAGGATTCCTATGTCTACGACGAATTCGCGCCGGGCCAGGGCTTTGATCAGCATGCTTTCGAGGAGACGCTCCACGCCAATCCGGACGAGCCGACCCACGGCCCGGTCAACGTCAAGAATCCCGACCAGACGGTCACAAACATGGCCGGCGGCGACAATGCGCCGAACGCATCCGAATCCGTGAGGCAGTAA
- the pgi gene encoding glucose-6-phosphate isomerase, translating into MQSLSKTFRPTPYFREQTDMNTLIAKLKETAERSNATDLRAAFAADPERFSKFSVSFEDLLMDFSKTAVNDEILDLLVKLAGEAGVAEKRAAMFAGEKINITEDRAVLHTALRNRANTPVMVDGADVMPDVNEVLAAMGDFAEGIRSGAIHGATGKPFTDVVNIGIGGSDLGPAMTTLALAPFHDGPRLHYVSNIDGAHIADTLKPLDPATTLVIVASKTFTTVETMTNAATARKFIAAALGEAAVAHHFCAVSTALDKVAAFGIDQSRVFGFWDWVGGRYSIWSAIGLPLMIAIGEKSFGRFLDGAHAVDNHFRAAPVRENLPFLLGLVGFYQRVILDYPSRAVIPYDQRMSRFAAYLQQLDMESNGKSVTIESEAVTTPTGPIVWGEPGTNGQHAFFQLLHQGTNIIPIEFMIAANGFETDLRHQHQLLMANCLAQSEALMKGRSLDEARAQLLDKGTDVEKAEKIAPHRVFSGNRPSITFVYDALTPYALGRLIALYEHRVFVEGALFGINSFDQWGVELGKELATGLLPVVSGRESAEGHDSSTQGLVAALLDAAK; encoded by the coding sequence ATTCAATCGCTAAGTAAGACATTTCGCCCCACCCCATATTTCAGGGAGCAGACTGACATGAACACCCTCATCGCCAAGCTCAAGGAAACGGCCGAGCGCAGCAATGCCACCGATCTGCGCGCGGCCTTTGCCGCCGATCCGGAGCGGTTTTCGAAATTCAGCGTCTCCTTCGAAGACCTGCTGATGGATTTCTCCAAGACCGCCGTCAATGACGAAATCCTCGATCTGCTGGTGAAGCTTGCCGGTGAGGCGGGCGTGGCGGAAAAGCGCGCGGCGATGTTTGCCGGCGAGAAGATCAACATCACCGAGGACCGCGCCGTGCTGCATACGGCGCTGCGCAACCGCGCCAATACGCCGGTGATGGTCGATGGCGCGGATGTGATGCCGGATGTCAACGAGGTGCTGGCGGCCATGGGCGATTTCGCCGAGGGCATCCGCTCCGGCGCCATTCACGGCGCCACCGGCAAGCCGTTCACCGATGTCGTCAATATCGGCATTGGCGGGTCCGATCTCGGCCCGGCGATGACCACGCTGGCGCTCGCTCCCTTCCATGACGGCCCCAGGCTGCATTACGTCTCCAATATCGACGGCGCCCATATCGCCGATACGCTGAAGCCGCTCGATCCGGCGACGACGCTGGTGATCGTCGCCTCGAAGACCTTCACCACCGTCGAGACCATGACCAATGCCGCGACCGCGCGCAAATTCATCGCGGCAGCGCTGGGCGAGGCGGCGGTCGCGCATCATTTCTGCGCGGTATCGACGGCGCTCGACAAGGTCGCCGCGTTCGGCATCGACCAGTCGCGGGTGTTCGGCTTCTGGGACTGGGTCGGCGGACGTTACTCGATCTGGTCGGCGATCGGGCTGCCGCTGATGATCGCGATCGGCGAAAAGAGCTTCGGCCGGTTTCTCGACGGGGCGCATGCGGTCGACAATCATTTCCGCGCGGCGCCGGTCAGGGAGAACCTGCCCTTCCTGCTCGGGCTCGTCGGCTTCTACCAACGGGTGATCCTCGATTATCCCTCGCGCGCGGTGATCCCCTACGACCAGCGGATGTCGCGCTTTGCCGCCTATCTCCAGCAGCTCGACATGGAAAGCAACGGCAAGTCGGTGACCATCGAATCCGAAGCCGTGACGACGCCGACCGGACCGATCGTCTGGGGCGAGCCCGGCACCAACGGCCAGCACGCCTTCTTCCAGCTTCTGCATCAGGGCACCAATATCATCCCGATCGAATTCATGATCGCCGCCAATGGTTTCGAGACCGATCTGCGCCACCAGCACCAGTTGCTGATGGCCAATTGCCTGGCGCAGTCGGAAGCGCTGATGAAGGGCCGTTCGCTGGACGAGGCGAGAGCCCAGCTTCTCGACAAGGGAACGGATGTCGAAAAAGCCGAGAAGATCGCGCCGCACCGGGTGTTCTCCGGCAACCGGCCGTCAATCACCTTCGTCTATGATGCGCTGACGCCCTATGCGCTCGGCCGCCTGATTGCGCTTTACGAACACCGGGTGTTCGTGGAGGGCGCGCTGTTCGGGATCAATTCCTTCGACCAGTGGGGCGTCGAACTCGGCAAGGAACTCGCCACCGGCCTGCTGCCGGTCGTTTCCGGCAGGGAGAGCGCCGAAGGGCATGATTCATCGACGCAAGGACTGGTTGCCGCTCTGCTGGACGCGGCGAAGTAG